Genomic window (Tepidisphaeraceae bacterium):
ATGCGCCGACGCCGTTCTGCAGGTTGTTGATCGCCTCGTCGCGCTTGGCCCAGGGGCGCAAAAACGAGCTGGCGCCACCGCTGGAGGTGGTGCGCGGACGGGTGGCGAGCGTGGCGCCGTTCTGGGCGTCGCTCTCGAGCGGCAGTTCCCGGTCGACCCGATTGCCGGTCTTGAACCAACGGCCGATTCGCGATGTGAAGGTCTCCTGGCTCATACGCAAACTCCATTTTCTCTGGTCCCCACCAGCGGTCGGACGCCGTTTGACAGCGCTAGCGGGCAACTCTACCATCCGCGCGCGATCCTGCAATCGGGTAAACCCGCTCGAATGGCCCAAATCACCCACGAAAAATCCCGCGGAAGTGCTCCCGTACAACGCCTGCGGCGGTCTGGGGTAACCGTGCGGTCTGCTCGCAAGTTTCACGCGATTCGCACGGGCATCGTCGCGCTCGCGATCGGCCTGTTGTGCGCCTGCGATCGCACGCCCGTTGCGCCGCCGGCCACGCCTGGCGCAACGCAGCCCAGCGTCGTCACCGTGGCCTCGCTCGTACCGGCGGCGTCGGAACTGATCTTGGGCATGGGCGCGGGTGATCGGTTGGTCGCGGTCAGCAATTTCGATCTGGCGGACGACCGCACCGCCGCGCTGCCGCGCGTGGGCGACTACCAGACGATCGACTGGGAAAAGCTCGCTGAGGTTCGGCCGGGCGCGATGGTCGTGCAGTTCGACGCCAATCGCATTCCGCCCGGCCTGCAACAGCGCGCCAGCTCGCTGGGCATCGCGATCATCAACATCCGCAACAATCGGCTCGACGAGGTCTTCAAGACGATCGAACAGATCGGCGACGGGCTGAACTTCCCCACGCAAAAAGCCAGCGCCACGCTCCGCGGCCAGCTTGATCGCGTCGCGGCGAGCGTTGCGGGCAAGCCACCGGTGCGCACGTTGATCTTGACCGACGACCGCGCCAAGGGCGCCGCCGGGCCCGAAACGTTCCTGGACGATCTGCTCACGATCGCCGGTGGAATGAACGTGCTGGCGGACGCGACGACGCCGTATCCACAGGTGGATCGCGAGCAACTGCGGGCGCTGGCGCCTGAGGCGATCATCGCGCTGCGTCCCGCGGCCACGCCGCAGGAGGTCGAGCAGACGCGCGCGACGCTCGCGATGCTGACCGACCTGCCGGCCGTGCGCAACGGGCGGGTGTACATCCTCACCGAACCGTGGGCGCTGCTGCCGGGCTGGCGCGTCGGTGAACTGGCTGAGCGGTTCGCCGCGGCGCTGCATCCACCGGCTGCCACCGCGACGCACGCCACGACATCCCCAACCCCGGCGGTTCGATGACCGCGGCCGCGCGCTGGAGCGCATCGCGCGTCGCGATCACGCTGCTGCTCTGCACGGCGGGCTGGGCAATCGCGGCGATCCTGTGTTTGTGCGTCGGGTCGACCGGATCGATCGGCTGGCCGACCGAGTCGCAGTTGCCGTTCCGGCGCGACATGGTGCTGATCGCCTCGTTGATCGGCGCGGCGCTGGCGGCCAGTGGCGTGGCGTACCAGGCGGTGCTGCGCAATCCGCTGGCCGACCCGTACCTGCTGGGCGTCAGCAGCGGGGCCTCGCTTGCGGCGTACCTGTGGCGATTCCCCAGCGTCTACGCAATCATCCAGATTCTGCCCGCAAGCGTGGCCGCGGCCAGCCAGCAGTTGTTCGTGTTCGTCGGAGCACTGCTGTCGGTCGCGATCGTCTTCCTGCTCGCCACGCGGCGTGGCAGGTTGGAACCGGTCACGCTGCTGCTCGTCGGCGTCGTCATCAACAGCGTCAACGGCGCAATCTTCATGCTGTTGAACTTCGTCTTTAAAGACGTCTCCGCCAGCGGTGGGGCGATCTCGTTCCTGGTCGGCGCGATCCAGACGACCATCCTCGACGAACAGCTCTACGCCGCCACGATCGTCTGCGCGATCGGCTTCGCGATCCTGATGGTGCTCAGCGGCCAGTTGAACGCCGCCGGGCTGGGCACGGGCGAGGCCAAATCGCTCGGCATTCGCATTCACCGGTTGCGCTGGATCGTGTTAATCGTCGCATCGCTCACGACGGCGTCTGCGGTGGCGATCAGCGGGCCGATCGGGTTCGTTGGCTTGATCTGCCCGCACTTGGCCAGGCTGATCGTCGGTTCCGACCACCGCCGACTGCTGCCGGTGGCGACCGCGATCGGCGCCGCGCTGCTGGCGATCGCCGACGCCGCGTCGCGAAGGCTAGCCCAAGGCGACGCCGCCGGCACATGGCTGCCCGTGGGCGTGCTGACGGGGTTGCTTGGTGGGCCGTTTTTCCTGTTGATCCTCTCGCGCAGGCGCAAAGGCGCGATAGACTGATCCGGTCCCCTCTCCCGGTACGCCGGGTTAGGGTTAGGGTGAGGGTGATTTCGTTCTACCAAGAGCCGTCAGCAGTTCGAAATCACCCTCACCCAACCTCTCCCGGAGTACCGAGAGAGGAGCCAGAATGTCGAATCCGATGTCGCTGCTAACCGCCACCAACCTCACCTTCGGCTACCGCGACACGCCCGTGTTGCGCGGCGTATCCGTCGCGCTGGCGCCGGGCGAAATCGTCGCGCTGATTGGCCCCAACGGCAGCGGCAAGTCAACGCTTATCCGCGCGCTGCTCGGCCATGTGATCGCGACGGGGCAGATCGATTGGAACGGTCGCCCGCTGGCTGACTGGCCCAAACGCGAGCTGGCGAGAACGGTCGCCTACCTGCCGCAATCACCGGTGTACGACGTCGACCAAACCGTGCTCGACGTGCTGCGGCTCGGGCGGTCGCCATACCTGGGCGCCTTTGGCATCGAATCGGCCGCGGACGTGCAGGTCGTCCACGAGGTCGCTACACAACTGGGGCTAACCGACCTACTGACGCGCTCTATGGACGAACTGTCCGGCGGGCAACGCCAACGCGTCTTCGTCGGCCGCTGTCTCGTGCAGCAACCAACCGCGCTGCTGCTGGACGAGCCGAACACATTCCTCGACCTAAAACATCAGGCGGAACTCGTCTCCCTTGCGCGCACGCTGTCGCGCGAGCGCAACATGGGTGTGCTGATCGCCTCCCACGACCTGAACCTCGCCGCCGCCGTCGCCGATCGACTGGTGCTGCTGAAGGATGGCGCCGTGGTCGCCACCGGCGTGCCGGATGAGGTGTTGCGCGCCGACGTCCTCTCGGCCGCCTTCGAGACGCCATTGCGCCGCGTCGACGGGGCGCGGATTGCGATCATTCCAGAGTTCACGTCAATGTGAATCGCTGGAGGCGATTTCAAGATCACCGAAACGCAAGATCGATTGTGGGAACCGCTTCTACTGTGGCGTCGGCGTCGCTCGGCGTCGTCGTTGTTGCATGAGGCGGGATACGACGAACAACGCGAGCACGCTGCCGATCGCGATGGCGGTGATGTGCCCGAGTCCGGGGCGCATCACGCGGGCAAGGCGCGCGGCGACGACGGTCGGCCTATCGCGTGGTGAGCCGTGTTCGTCGTAAAAGATGGCGAGGTTCGCATCGGTGGTCGGGTCTTGCCCGGCACGCAGCAGGGCGTCTTCATGTGCCTGAAAGGCCATCACCCACGCCTCGCCGGCCGCACGTTCGCGATCGATGAGGGCGTCGTCGTAGCCGCCATCGTGTTCCGTGCGGCCGTGCATGGCGAGCATGTTCGCTTTCATCTGCTCTGGCCGCGGGTGAACATAATCGAACGCGCGGCGATAGGCCCGGTACGCCAGATGCGTGTCACCCTTGGCCGCAAGCAGGTCGCCTAGTGCCGCATGCAAATGGGGGCTGGTGCCGGTGCCGAAGCGAATCATGCCGACGATGCCGGTGATTGCGGGGTCGATGGCGCTGGCGTCCTTCAATCGCCCGAGCCGCACAGAGACGGGCAAACCGATGTTCACGCCGTTGCGAATGCCTTCGTCGAGTCCCTTCAAAGCCTTCTCATCCAGCAGCAGCGGCAGCACAAAACTACCGCGGTCCAGCAGCTTCGGATCCGCCTGTGCGTCGCGCAGATACTCGGCCACCATCAGCTGATACTTCTCGCGGCCGAAGTGCGCGTCGGGGTTGATCTCGATCGCCCGTTTGATC
Coding sequences:
- a CDS encoding helical backbone metal receptor → MRSARKFHAIRTGIVALAIGLLCACDRTPVAPPATPGATQPSVVTVASLVPAASELILGMGAGDRLVAVSNFDLADDRTAALPRVGDYQTIDWEKLAEVRPGAMVVQFDANRIPPGLQQRASSLGIAIINIRNNRLDEVFKTIEQIGDGLNFPTQKASATLRGQLDRVAASVAGKPPVRTLILTDDRAKGAAGPETFLDDLLTIAGGMNVLADATTPYPQVDREQLRALAPEAIIALRPAATPQEVEQTRATLAMLTDLPAVRNGRVYILTEPWALLPGWRVGELAERFAAALHPPAATATHATTSPTPAVR
- a CDS encoding iron ABC transporter permease is translated as MTAAARWSASRVAITLLLCTAGWAIAAILCLCVGSTGSIGWPTESQLPFRRDMVLIASLIGAALAASGVAYQAVLRNPLADPYLLGVSSGASLAAYLWRFPSVYAIIQILPASVAAASQQLFVFVGALLSVAIVFLLATRRGRLEPVTLLLVGVVINSVNGAIFMLLNFVFKDVSASGGAISFLVGAIQTTILDEQLYAATIVCAIGFAILMVLSGQLNAAGLGTGEAKSLGIRIHRLRWIVLIVASLTTASAVAISGPIGFVGLICPHLARLIVGSDHRRLLPVATAIGAALLAIADAASRRLAQGDAAGTWLPVGVLTGLLGGPFFLLILSRRRKGAID
- a CDS encoding ABC transporter ATP-binding protein; translation: MSNPMSLLTATNLTFGYRDTPVLRGVSVALAPGEIVALIGPNGSGKSTLIRALLGHVIATGQIDWNGRPLADWPKRELARTVAYLPQSPVYDVDQTVLDVLRLGRSPYLGAFGIESAADVQVVHEVATQLGLTDLLTRSMDELSGGQRQRVFVGRCLVQQPTALLLDEPNTFLDLKHQAELVSLARTLSRERNMGVLIASHDLNLAAAVADRLVLLKDGAVVATGVPDEVLRADVLSAAFETPLRRVDGARIAIIPEFTSM
- a CDS encoding tetratricopeptide repeat protein, which produces MRIATVCFLLALLTLVAPSHACLWDEDTLIDEQRGLPEVSAILMGKWERHSQFFYERRVAAMTALLENEPTNAAALDNLAVAYEKLGQVDKAIEIMQRKETLLPGQYTTAANLGTFYLHAGDLDRGIEQIKRAIEINPDAHFGREKYQLMVAEYLRDAQADPKLLDRGSFVLPLLLDEKALKGLDEGIRNGVNIGLPVSVRLGRLKDASAIDPAITGIVGMIRFGTGTSPHLHAALGDLLAAKGDTHLAYRAYRRAFDYVHPRPEQMKANMLAMHGRTEHDGGYDDALIDRERAAGEAWVMAFQAHEDALLRAGQDPTTDANLAIFYDEHGSPRDRPTVVAARLARVMRPGLGHITAIAIGSVLALFVVSRLMQQRRRRATPTPQ